The following are from one region of the Lytechinus pictus isolate F3 Inbred chromosome 4, Lp3.0, whole genome shotgun sequence genome:
- the LOC129259684 gene encoding baculoviral IAP repeat-containing protein 7-A-like, producing MAANTTVPHASVRGKFKARYDLQKMRFEVERIKTFKTWSKSCPIRPAPLAKAGFFYVGIFDLVECFSCRVQVDKWKKGQTAKGRHEEKNSLCKMVNNEEKLNITIVMWNEMKKCLQSKSETDGEVVVNQSDTRNLITPDDYVDAYCGTSFSGRLSLAKYPEHTGELDRLDTFRDKWSDEFNLPSSALRWLANAGFFKDGPGDRARCFYCGGGVECWEEDDEPWCEHARNFPTCTWLLGMKGEDFVNDVQDYFKKKKTREEEEKNSGDTSTASSLNHQNAPASVPNKTGQVSANDLVKMMDSPTVRIILKTGFDAALVCRVLEEQLRQTGIDFSSSDNFIKALEAEEKTNPKSPVPNIEMQTQRLAAIQIDGSHRQDHSYNTRSDQNGFGTSRSSVVNQPLPTSPRTGYPQTTRNASCLICRTQDVATKLLPCNHEVACLQCTRVAVKCPLCGIDITSYRRITFDV from the exons ATGGCTGCCAATACTACCGTCCCACATGCTAGCGTACGCGGCAAATTCAAGGCAAGATATGACCTGCAGAAAATGAGGTTTGAAGTGGAAAggataaaaacatttaaaacatGGAGCAAATCATGTCCGATTCGACCTGCACCTCTTGCGAAAGCTGGCTTTTTCTACGTTGGAATATTTGACTTAGTGGAGTGCTTTTCCTGCAGAGTTCAAGTTGATAAGTGGAAAAAGGGACAAACCGCTAAGGGTCGACATGAAGAGAAGAATTCACTATGTAAGATGGTGAATAATGAGGAGAAGTTAAATATTACGATTGTAATGTGGAATGAAATGAAGAAGTGCCTTCAGTCAAAAAGTGAAACTGATGGGGAAGTGGTAGTGAATCAATCCGATACCAGAAACTTGATCACTCCAGATGATTATGTAGACGCTTACTGTGGAACATCTTTCTCTGGAAGGTTGTCATTAGCTAAATATCCGGAGCATACAGGGGAACTAGATAGACTTGACACCTTCCGTGATAAGTGGTCAGACGAATTCAATTTGCCCTCCTCAGCCCTGAGGTGGCTGGCCAACGCTGGATTTTTCAAAGATg GTCCTGGTGACAGGGCTAGATGTTTCTATTGCGGTGGTGGTGTTGAATGCTGGGAGGAAGATGATGAACCTTGGTGTGAGCATGCAAGAAACTTCCCTACATGCACATGGCTTCTTGGCATGAAGGGCGAGGACTTCGTCAATGACGTACAG GATTactttaagaaaaagaaaacacgcgaggaagaggaaaagaatTCCGGAGACACTTCAACTGCCTCTTCGCTGAATCACCAGAATGCTCCTGCGTCAGTCCCAAACAAGACAG GACAAGTGTCTGCTAATGACTTAGTAAAGATGATGGACAGCCCAACCGTGAGAATCATTCTCAAGACTGGATTCGACGCAGCTCTTGTATGCCGCGTCCTCGAGGAGCAACTGCGTCAAACAGGCATCGACTTCTCATCTTCAGACAACTTCATCAAGGCTTTAGAGGCAGAAGAGAAGACCAACCCGAAATCTCCAGTGCCCAATATTGAGATGCAG ACTCAAAGGCTTGCTGCCATTCAGATAGACGGTAGTCACAGACAGGATCATTCATATAACACTCGGTCGGATCAAAACGGCTTCGGCACGTCAAGATCTTCAGTTGTTAATC AACCCTTGCCAACCTCACCAAGGACTGGGTATCCACAGACTACTCGGAATGCATCCTGCTTGATCTGTAGGACGCAAGATGTTGCTACCAAATTGCTTCCATGTAACCATGAAGTGGCTTGTCTTCAATGTACCCGCGTTGCTGTCAAATGCCCATTATGTGGCATTGACATTACCAGCTATCGGCGAATTACTTTTGACGTTTAG
- the LOC129259683 gene encoding uncharacterized protein LOC129259683 yields MGRKPQSQESTDGEQVGEEAMLEALELAVLAVRDGRMQKHDYYFKFCTADSNEYAGNCERRSNRSRELSKEMFEMVESAFEAVGNGSLKEEDYYFELTTPYCQYESGCYPHYDKTTYLEDPQGPESFRIWDYICPVGSQIKDFVKDGLPYQLTGKMKLDRPMNAISITLSTSRFSIRLFLVLSVMMIHTTPSSAREEPPLTLTAGQSGVIPFGCKNKQPSAPKYYTVKFEDKDRPFYIDGHFYPEGLMSSDQAERFNVEYVENDSEMSIEINIASVSVEDEGTYIALLIVQGDTFESHTMKRVVFIFIPPSQALCYIRLSGTLLTQNRPTIHCHSKRGTGNSTLSCFQKGDKIPFFYNIDDEEGYSQVVHRRNFLLMDIDSPVFCCSHDISDTITQTSCNQYRFPNKYPNISTTLKPPKIATENVLITSSISKVDKNIPPYTEYPSYSGCDHNSNRSALVISLAVLFIYACISNPQNNLAMKMKFMLCLFVFSFNSFLPKITDLENKVRCTFLMSALIFFFGGFNGIAIFFRTL; encoded by the exons ATGGGAAGGAAACCGCAATCACAAGAAAGTACGGATGGGGAACAAGTCGGAGAGGag GCGATGTTGGAGGCCCTGGAATTAGCGGTATTGGCCGTACGAGATGGAAGGATGCAAAAGCACGACTACTATTTCAAGTTCTGTACTGCTGATTCCAATGAATAT GCTGGAAACTGTGAAAGGAGATCAAATAGGAGTCGGGAACTCAGTAAAGAG ATGTTTGAGATGGTTGAATCAGCATTTGAAGCAGTTGGAAACGGATCTTTAAAAGAAGAAGACTATTACTTTGAACTCACTACACCTTATTGTCAGTACGAA TCAGGCTGCTATCCACATTATGATAAAACTACATATTTGGAGGATCCACAAGGGCCTGAGTCATTCAGAATCTGG GATTACATCTGTCCAGTTGGGTCGCAGATCAAGGACTTTGTGAAAGATGGATTACCGTATCAGCTTACAGGGAAGATG AAGTTGGACAGACCCATGAACGCCATAAGCATCACATTGTCTACATCAAGGTTCTCAATTCGATTGTTTCTGGTACTTTCCGTAATGATGATACACACAACACCATCAAGTGCCAGGGAGGAACCACCCTTGACACTGACTGCCGGGCAAAGTGGCGTCATTCCGTTTGGGTGCAAGAACAAACAACCGTCTGCGCCTAAATACTACACCGTCAAGTTCGAGGACAAAGACCGTCCTTTCTACATAGATGGACATTTTTACCCTGAAGGACTGATGTCATCGGACCAAGCTGAACGATTCAACGTGGAATATGTCGAGAACGACAGTGAAATGTCTATAGAAATTAATATAGCCTCTGTCTCTGTCGAAGACGAGGGGACATACATCGCATTACTCATTGTCCAGGGGGATACATTTGAGTCTCATACCATGAAAAGAGTTGTCTTTATATTCATTCCTCCCAGCCAGGCGCTTTGCTATATAAGGCTCAGTGGAACTTTACTTACACAAAACAGGCCTACGATTCATTGCCATTCTAAACGTGGAACTGGTAATTCCACTCTTAGCTGCTTTCAAAAAGGCGACAAAATTCCGTTTTTTTACAATATTGACGATGAAGAGGGCTATTCTCAGGTAGTTCACAGACGGAATTTTCTGCTCATGGATATAGACAGCCCAGTCTTTTGTTGTTCTCATGACATAAGCGATACTATTACTCAAACGTCATGTAACCAATACAGATTTCCCAACAAATACCCTAACATTAGCACTACTCTCAAACCTCCGAAAATTGCTACAGAAAATGTGCTGATAACAAGCTCAATATCCAAAGTAGATAAAAACATTCCGCCGTACACTGAATATCCTTCATATTCTGGATGTGATCATAATAGTAACCGGTCTGCTCTTGTCATCTCTCTTGCCGTGCTTTTCATTTATGCTTGCATATCGAATCCCCAAAACAACCTCGCAATGAAAATGAAGTTCATGCTTTGTCtctttgtattttctttcaattcatttttaccaaaaattaccgATTTAGAAAACAAAGTTCGATGCACGTTTTTAATGtctgctttgattttttttttcggtgggTTTAATGggattgctattttttttcgAACACTTTAG